One window of Desulforegulaceae bacterium genomic DNA carries:
- the pepN gene encoding aminopeptidase N, whose product MAEYKRIYLKDYKAFEYEIPRVDLWIDFFNDKTIVRSRLEVFSKSHGKELPPLVLKGEELETISLLIDSKPPLAKEFEIKEKELVVYPEKKNFTVETVCEIHPEKNTSLEGIYKSEGFFCSQCEAEGFRKITWHPDRPDVLSEFTCTITGDLKKFPVLLSNGNPVSKGSFFDGRHFVKWEDPFLKPSYLFAVVAGDLYCVEDNYKTISGRNVLLKFFTEPENKNKCFYSIDSLKKAMKWDEDVFSREYDLDIYMIVAVRAFNMGAMENKGLNIFNSNYVLADETTGTDDDFYNIESVVAHEYFHNWTGNRVTLANWFQLCLKEGLTVFRDQLFSSEQGHGPSSRIKDVRMLKSRQFPEDSGPFSHPVRPESYLEMNNFYTATVYEKGAEIIRMIYHWLGRKEFLKGMNLYFEKYDLKAVTCEDFIDTMSKSSGRDLFEFMRWYEQSGTPFVKFDFNYFEDSKKLKIHAFQETKETPGQKGKKLFPIPVKTAFFDENGNQLEFLLKGEKFPKKEAVFLLTKKNNEFVVEGICKKPVVSVLRDFSAPVRFDAGYNLLDDLFLMSYDTDPFNRWEASQRAVFKLMGKTYLSFDKNEKPDLDEKFFEGLLSIIKDKVSDKSLLGEILTFPLEADICEELLSWGIKIKPWVISKSYLFFLTEIAKKFEKEFFNLIKENMGKAYSFSKEEMSKRKLKNSALIFLSKLDYSDFIYEMYKKADNMTDIISCLKALASYENEKSDLALKDFYKKWKNDPVVIDKWFSVQAGSYGENTYEKVVELIKHPLFSVKNPNRLRAVVGVYSNNFSKFHRKDGQGYKFVTDYIIKLSSINPQIAARLVSFLSNFKNFEPKTSEKMKENLKRIYKKKNLSKDVYEMVSRALS is encoded by the coding sequence TTGGCAGAATATAAAAGGATTTATTTAAAGGATTATAAGGCGTTTGAATACGAAATTCCAAGGGTTGATTTATGGATAGATTTTTTTAACGATAAAACAATTGTTAGATCAAGACTTGAAGTTTTTTCAAAAAGCCATGGAAAAGAGCTTCCCCCCCTTGTATTAAAAGGTGAAGAACTTGAAACAATAAGTCTTCTTATTGACTCAAAACCTCCTTTAGCAAAAGAATTTGAAATTAAAGAAAAAGAACTTGTTGTTTATCCTGAAAAAAAGAATTTTACAGTGGAAACTGTTTGTGAAATTCATCCTGAAAAAAACACCTCCCTTGAGGGTATTTATAAATCAGAAGGTTTTTTTTGCAGTCAGTGTGAAGCTGAGGGTTTTAGAAAAATAACCTGGCATCCTGACAGACCTGATGTATTATCTGAGTTTACCTGTACTATTACAGGTGACTTGAAAAAGTTTCCTGTTTTATTATCCAATGGAAATCCTGTGAGCAAAGGATCTTTTTTCGATGGTAGACATTTTGTAAAATGGGAGGATCCTTTTTTAAAGCCATCCTATCTTTTTGCAGTAGTTGCAGGCGATCTTTATTGTGTTGAAGACAATTACAAGACTATCTCAGGGAGAAATGTTTTATTAAAATTTTTTACAGAGCCGGAAAATAAAAACAAGTGTTTTTATTCAATTGATTCCCTAAAAAAAGCAATGAAATGGGATGAAGATGTTTTTTCAAGGGAATATGATCTTGATATTTATATGATTGTAGCAGTGAGAGCTTTTAATATGGGTGCAATGGAAAACAAAGGACTTAATATTTTTAACTCAAATTATGTTCTTGCAGATGAGACTACAGGAACTGACGATGATTTTTATAATATTGAGTCTGTTGTGGCGCATGAATATTTTCATAATTGGACTGGAAATAGAGTTACTTTGGCAAATTGGTTTCAATTATGTCTTAAAGAAGGACTTACTGTTTTCAGGGATCAGCTTTTTTCCTCAGAGCAAGGGCATGGACCTAGTTCAAGAATAAAAGATGTAAGAATGCTTAAATCAAGGCAATTCCCTGAAGATTCAGGTCCTTTTTCACATCCTGTAAGGCCTGAATCCTATTTGGAAATGAATAACTTTTACACTGCTACAGTCTATGAAAAAGGCGCAGAAATAATAAGGATGATTTATCATTGGCTGGGTAGAAAAGAGTTTTTAAAGGGGATGAACCTTTATTTTGAAAAATATGATTTAAAGGCAGTAACCTGTGAAGATTTTATTGATACAATGTCAAAATCTTCAGGCAGGGATCTTTTTGAATTTATGAGATGGTATGAGCAAAGCGGGACACCTTTTGTAAAATTTGATTTTAATTATTTTGAAGATTCTAAAAAATTAAAGATTCATGCTTTCCAGGAAACTAAAGAAACACCTGGACAAAAAGGAAAAAAACTTTTTCCCATACCTGTTAAAACAGCTTTTTTTGATGAAAATGGGAATCAGCTTGAATTTTTGCTTAAAGGGGAAAAGTTTCCAAAAAAGGAAGCTGTTTTTCTTTTAACTAAAAAAAACAATGAATTTGTGGTTGAAGGAATTTGCAAGAAACCGGTGGTATCTGTTTTAAGAGATTTTTCTGCTCCTGTTCGTTTTGATGCTGGATATAACCTTTTGGATGATCTTTTTTTAATGTCCTATGATACAGACCCTTTTAATCGATGGGAAGCATCACAAAGAGCAGTTTTTAAGTTGATGGGAAAAACTTATTTATCTTTTGATAAAAATGAAAAACCTGATTTAGATGAAAAATTCTTTGAAGGCCTTTTATCTATAATAAAAGACAAAGTATCTGACAAATCACTTCTTGGAGAGATTTTGACTTTCCCTTTAGAAGCAGATATTTGTGAGGAGCTCCTAAGCTGGGGTATTAAAATAAAACCTTGGGTGATATCCAAGTCTTATTTGTTTTTTTTAACTGAAATTGCAAAAAAATTTGAAAAAGAATTTTTCAATCTTATCAAGGAAAATATGGGAAAAGCCTATTCTTTTTCAAAAGAAGAAATGTCTAAAAGAAAGCTTAAAAATTCTGCTTTAATTTTTCTTTCAAAGCTCGATTATAGTGATTTTATTTATGAAATGTATAAAAAAGCTGATAATATGACAGATATTATTTCCTGTTTAAAAGCTCTTGCTTCCTATGAAAATGAAAAATCAGATCTTGCCTTAAAAGATTTTTATAAGAAGTGGAAAAATGATCCTGTTGTAATTGATAAATGGTTTTCTGTTCAGGCTGGGAGCTATGGTGAAAACACCTATGAAAAGGTTGTTGAGCTTATAAAACATCCTCTTTTTTCAGTAAAAAATCCAAATAGATTAAGAGCTGTTGTTGGAGTTTATTCAAATAATTTTTCAAAATTTCATAGAAAAGACGGACAAGGGTACAAGTTTGTTACAGATTATATAATAAAACTTTCATCAATAAACCCTCAAATTGCAGCAAGGCTGGTATCTTTTTTAAGTAATTTTAAAAACTTTGAACCTAAGACTTCAGAAAAGATGAAGGAAAATCTTAAAAGAATTTATAAGAAAAAAAATCTTTCAAAAGATGTTTATGAAATGGTCTCTAGGGCTTTGAGTTAA
- a CDS encoding type II CAAX endopeptidase family protein: MVCLQLREKNSFKINGYEISIIFGLFFLIELFVPQAVKNFSNLSITLILRALDLLILGYFFYSVKKVNWFLKKNYIQDGIKKGVYLSFFLGILFFLIYFFLNFFFNFNIFYLFNSPLSPDFKNLILLLAAGGLIGPIVEELLFRGILYNFLRQNGKIIVSVFLSSLIFSFFHLNQSSIPIIQFTGGVVFACSYEYTKNIFVPSTIHITGNLFILSIPYLLKTGWF, translated from the coding sequence ATGGTATGCCTACAACTACGGGAAAAAAATTCTTTTAAAATAAATGGTTATGAAATTTCAATAATTTTTGGGCTTTTTTTTTTAATTGAACTTTTTGTACCTCAGGCAGTTAAAAATTTTTCCAATCTGTCAATTACCCTAATTTTAAGAGCTCTTGACTTATTAATCCTTGGATATTTTTTTTATTCAGTAAAAAAAGTAAACTGGTTTTTGAAAAAAAACTACATCCAAGATGGTATAAAAAAAGGAGTTTACCTCTCTTTTTTCTTAGGGATTTTGTTTTTCCTAATATATTTCTTCTTAAATTTTTTTTTTAATTTTAATATTTTTTATTTATTTAATTCCCCTCTTAGTCCTGACTTTAAAAATCTGATTCTTCTTTTAGCTGCAGGAGGACTTATAGGTCCAATTGTAGAAGAACTTTTGTTCAGGGGAATTTTGTACAATTTTTTAAGACAAAATGGAAAAATAATTGTTTCAGTATTTCTAAGCTCTTTAATTTTTTCTTTTTTCCATTTAAACCAGAGCTCAATTCCTATTATCCAGTTTACAGGAGGAGTTGTTTTTGCTTGTTCCTATGAGTATACAAAAAATATTTTTGTTCCATCTACAATTCATATAACAGGCAATTTGTTTATTTTATCAATTCCATATCTTTTAAAAACAGGCTGGTTTTAA
- a CDS encoding gamma carbonic anhydrase family protein, translating into MNILSFAKTKPEIKENVFIAKGSVIIGNALIGKNSSVWFNTVIRADMDKITIGENTNIQDNSVLHCDHKSPLTIGNNVTIGHNAVVHGCTIEDDVLIGMGAIIMNNAVIKKGSIIAAGAIVLENTIIEEFSLAAGAPAKIKKRLDENILELIKKTAEYYSTLKDNYLDSGR; encoded by the coding sequence TTGAATATTTTATCATTTGCTAAAACAAAACCAGAAATAAAAGAAAATGTATTCATAGCTAAAGGTTCGGTAATTATAGGTAATGCATTGATTGGGAAAAACTCTTCTGTCTGGTTTAACACAGTGATAAGAGCTGATATGGACAAGATCACCATAGGAGAAAATACAAACATTCAAGACAATTCTGTTTTGCATTGTGACCATAAATCTCCTCTCACAATTGGAAACAATGTAACTATAGGACACAATGCTGTGGTCCACGGCTGTACAATTGAGGATGATGTTCTAATTGGAATGGGAGCAATAATAATGAACAATGCTGTTATAAAAAAAGGCTCTATAATTGCTGCAGGGGCAATTGTTCTTGAAAACACAATTATAGAGGAATTTTCACTTGCAGCAGGTGCTCCTGCAAAAATCAAAAAACGCCTTGATGAAAATATTTTAGAGCTTATAAAAAAAACAGCAGAATATTATTCAACTCTAAAGGACAACTACCTTGACTCAGGTAGATAA
- a CDS encoding GAF domain-containing protein yields MSGKPDARIQLLEFKAISYAISTYEDLSLLHRHLVEGVCSAFRIKACSIKLYDDREKELIRVASSGFSRNYLKNEPMIVQGENQDCLNGAVIYYEDLRTDKRLINPEAAEKEGIVSMLAVPIQYGSAVLGILYMCHDKPWILHDDDLDAFTVFTRHLGLRIEYTGLRNFFETVKAAAGNLPLRMIGEVV; encoded by the coding sequence ATGTCAGGAAAACCTGATGCAAGGATTCAGTTATTAGAATTCAAGGCAATCAGCTATGCAATCTCAACCTATGAAGATTTAAGTCTTCTTCATAGACATCTTGTAGAAGGTGTTTGCAGTGCTTTTCGGATCAAGGCATGTTCAATAAAGCTTTACGATGATCGCGAAAAAGAGCTGATCAGGGTTGCAAGTAGTGGATTCAGCCGTAATTATTTAAAAAATGAGCCAATGATTGTTCAGGGAGAAAATCAGGACTGTCTTAATGGTGCGGTTATTTATTATGAGGATTTAAGAACTGATAAAAGACTGATTAACCCTGAAGCAGCTGAAAAAGAAGGGATTGTATCTATGCTTGCTGTCCCTATTCAATATGGGTCGGCAGTACTTGGGATACTTTATATGTGCCATGATAAACCTTGGATTCTTCATGATGATGATCTTGATGCATTTACTGTTTTTACAAGACATCTTGGATTGAGAATTGAATACACAGGTTTAAGAAACTTTTTCGAAACAGTTAAGGCTGCTGCAGGAAACCTTCCTTTAAGAATGATTGGAGAAGTTGTTTAA
- a CDS encoding protein kinase — protein MTKVHLVYDTSDFFAIKAGDVLVLDGREFEVTGNEKERRFGVEDPKFWVKRVIETETGERKLAKLTYLESFITSMGGAKIKCFRNPAKEGKIIELIKGHPYFMQGEVFWDTKNNNIRVLDIVRGTNFFVFMEQYQRMPHEKYFNEILPQILENLVKAFDAIKILHINGFKHGDIRNDHIIVERKTGNYVWIDFDYDYDSPENPFGLDLFGMGNILLYAVGKGFHNLYMIKNDTYTYGDFFGKVERGDFSLLDRSRFVNLRKLYPYIPRMLNNILLHFSIGAPIYYEFVDEILESLKGYLESL, from the coding sequence ATGACAAAAGTTCATCTGGTGTATGATACCAGTGATTTTTTTGCCATAAAAGCAGGTGATGTTTTAGTCCTGGATGGTAGAGAATTTGAGGTTACAGGAAACGAAAAAGAAAGAAGGTTTGGAGTTGAAGATCCTAAATTCTGGGTAAAAAGAGTTATTGAGACAGAAACAGGTGAAAGGAAACTGGCAAAACTTACTTATTTAGAAAGCTTCATCACTTCAATGGGAGGAGCAAAAATAAAGTGTTTCAGAAATCCGGCAAAAGAAGGTAAAATTATTGAGCTTATAAAAGGGCATCCTTATTTTATGCAGGGAGAAGTTTTCTGGGATACTAAAAATAACAATATCAGAGTCCTTGATATTGTCAGGGGAACTAATTTTTTTGTTTTTATGGAGCAGTATCAGAGGATGCCCCATGAAAAATATTTTAATGAAATTCTTCCTCAAATTCTTGAAAACCTTGTAAAAGCCTTTGATGCAATTAAAATTCTTCATATAAATGGATTCAAGCATGGTGACATAAGAAATGATCATATTATAGTTGAAAGAAAAACAGGAAATTATGTCTGGATAGATTTTGATTATGATTATGATTCTCCTGAAAATCCATTTGGCCTTGATTTGTTCGGTATGGGAAATATTCTTCTTTATGCTGTAGGCAAAGGGTTTCATAATCTTTATATGATAAAAAACGATACATACACTTATGGAGATTTTTTTGGAAAAGTTGAAAGAGGTGATTTTTCTCTTTTAGACAGGAGCAGGTTTGTAAATTTAAGAAAATTATATCCCTATATTCCAAGAATGCTCAATAACATCCTGCTTCACTTTTCCATAGGAGCCCCAATTTATTACGAATTTGTTGATGAAATACTTGAATCCCTTAAGGGATATTTGGAATCCCTGTAA
- a CDS encoding universal stress protein: MKNKILVPVNNYETSKAVLDYLIGLNLCPDKSEITLLHILRIPSGGEELMGKKYMENEPEKIKAMMIESKEDLINAGFFESAINNEVVLGKFSTVADGIIDYFKNNHYTMVVIGRKKLSKAEEFVLGDVSIKLVRALENTAVVVVKTI, from the coding sequence TTGAAAAATAAAATCCTTGTACCGGTTAACAACTATGAAACTTCCAAGGCAGTTTTAGACTATCTTATCGGGTTAAATCTCTGTCCGGATAAGTCTGAGATTACTCTTTTGCACATCTTACGTATCCCTTCGGGTGGTGAGGAGCTTATGGGTAAAAAATATATGGAAAATGAACCCGAAAAAATTAAAGCCATGATGATTGAATCAAAAGAAGATCTTATTAATGCTGGTTTTTTTGAATCAGCAATTAATAATGAAGTGGTGCTGGGAAAGTTTTCTACGGTTGCAGACGGAATAATTGACTATTTTAAAAATAATCATTATACAATGGTTGTTATTGGAAGAAAAAAATTGTCAAAAGCTGAAGAATTTGTTTTGGGTGATGTGAGTATTAAGCTTGTAAGGGCATTGGAAAACACAGCTGTAGTTGTTGTTAAGACAATTTAA
- a CDS encoding VWA domain-containing protein produces the protein MLEIILKFTACCRAANFYISTAQTLDCVEHLKLIDPTDEPSFKTVLKTNFVKTQRDSPRFEALYDLYFHEMNIQIDSDQNEDTEIKNKVLQSLKDFALDQKDPLFDVLMEFLSGDPQDYLGEITDIHNRMEKHQAALKSNMGQLALRLEVMLKINKLRSRTLELVNGFGENAEPESKENVEKHFASLLDKAYEILTKEPRPDNIGLKAVKNTDKKYKNIGEIPFANLSPHEVELTRDVIEELVRKLKDIASRRFVSRKKGTLDIKKTLKDANKFQGIPINIHFKDKPLRKGKIVTLCDISGSVWSAARFMLNILFSLQDCFSRVKSYVFVAEVCDVTDIFDNNEVNDAIDKIMSEADIEYDVPTDYGTTLDDFKTNHMHELNSKTTLIIIGDARSNYMNPHAEILEEIRAKCRRIIWLNPEPLNSWDTGDSEMYTYKAHVNEVRPCQNLNQLVDFIEDLIL, from the coding sequence ATGCTTGAAATAATTTTGAAATTCACTGCCTGCTGCAGGGCGGCAAATTTTTATATTTCCACAGCTCAAACCCTTGATTGTGTTGAGCATTTAAAGCTGATTGATCCTACAGACGAACCTAGTTTTAAAACTGTATTAAAAACTAATTTTGTCAAAACACAAAGAGACAGTCCTCGATTTGAAGCTTTATACGATCTTTATTTCCATGAAATGAATATTCAAATAGATTCAGATCAAAATGAAGATACCGAGATTAAAAACAAAGTACTTCAATCTCTTAAGGATTTTGCCCTGGATCAAAAAGATCCTTTATTTGATGTTTTAATGGAGTTTTTATCAGGAGATCCCCAGGACTATCTTGGAGAAATAACAGATATTCACAATAGAATGGAAAAGCATCAGGCAGCCTTGAAATCCAATATGGGACAGCTTGCACTAAGACTTGAAGTAATGCTTAAAATAAACAAGTTAAGAAGCAGGACTTTAGAGCTTGTCAACGGCTTTGGAGAAAACGCTGAGCCTGAATCAAAAGAAAATGTTGAAAAACATTTTGCAAGTCTCCTGGACAAAGCATACGAAATTTTAACAAAGGAACCAAGGCCTGATAATATAGGCCTTAAAGCCGTTAAAAACACAGACAAAAAATACAAAAACATTGGTGAAATCCCTTTTGCAAACCTCAGTCCTCATGAAGTTGAACTCACAAGAGATGTAATCGAAGAACTTGTTAGAAAACTAAAAGATATTGCTTCAAGAAGATTTGTGTCCAGAAAAAAAGGCACGCTTGATATTAAAAAAACCTTAAAGGATGCCAATAAATTCCAGGGAATACCTATTAATATACATTTTAAAGACAAGCCCCTGAGAAAAGGAAAAATTGTTACCCTTTGCGATATTTCAGGCTCAGTATGGTCAGCGGCAAGATTTATGCTAAATATTCTTTTTTCCCTTCAGGACTGTTTCTCAAGAGTAAAAAGCTATGTTTTTGTTGCAGAAGTATGTGATGTTACAGATATTTTTGACAATAATGAAGTCAACGATGCCATAGACAAAATAATGTCTGAAGCTGATATTGAATATGATGTCCCCACCGACTACGGAACAACTTTAGATGATTTTAAAACAAATCATATGCATGAGCTGAACTCTAAAACAACTCTTATTATTATTGGAGATGCCAGGTCCAACTATATGAATCCACACGCCGAAATCCTTGAAGAAATAAGAGCAAAATGCAGAAGGATAATTTGGCTCAACCCGGAACCGCTTAACAGCTGGGACACAGGGGACAGTGAAATGTATACCTACAAGGCACATGTAAACGAAGTAAGACCCTGTCAAAACCTCAATCAACTAGTTGATTTTATAGAAGATTTAATTCTGTAA
- a CDS encoding MoxR family ATPase, whose translation MDFKSIEDVQERLESSNYIPSREISTVIFLAQATQKPVLVEGPAGVGKTELAKAVSRCMGRDLIRLQCYEGLDETKALYEWEYAKQLLYTQMVKDKIDHLITDVLTIGEAVDKIASQEDAFFSEKFIQPRPLLRAITSDNPVVLLIDEVDKSDPEFEAFLLELLSDYQITIPEIGTMKAKTIPFVFLTSNNYRDMSDALKRRCVHLYIDYPELHTEREIVEMKVPGIKKDLLNKLVETIGNLRKMDLKKKPCISETLDWAKALLALGIDEITPEVLSDTLNVICKYKRDEDLVRKNIESLVK comes from the coding sequence ATGGATTTTAAAAGTATTGAAGATGTTCAAGAAAGACTTGAGTCTTCAAATTATATACCCTCAAGAGAAATTTCAACTGTGATTTTTCTGGCCCAGGCAACTCAAAAACCAGTTTTGGTTGAAGGGCCTGCAGGGGTTGGAAAAACTGAACTTGCAAAAGCAGTATCAAGATGCATGGGAAGAGATCTTATAAGATTGCAGTGTTATGAGGGTTTGGATGAAACAAAAGCTCTTTATGAGTGGGAATACGCAAAGCAGCTTCTTTACACCCAAATGGTAAAAGACAAAATAGATCACCTCATAACCGATGTTTTAACAATAGGTGAAGCCGTAGATAAAATAGCAAGTCAAGAAGATGCTTTTTTCTCTGAAAAATTTATTCAGCCAAGACCCCTTTTAAGGGCGATTACATCTGACAACCCTGTTGTCCTTCTGATTGATGAAGTTGACAAATCAGACCCTGAGTTTGAAGCCTTTCTACTTGAGCTTTTAAGTGATTATCAGATAACCATCCCTGAAATAGGAACAATGAAGGCAAAAACAATACCTTTTGTTTTTTTGACATCAAACAACTATCGTGACATGAGTGATGCTCTGAAAAGAAGATGTGTACATTTGTATATTGACTACCCTGAGCTCCACACAGAACGCGAAATTGTTGAAATGAAAGTGCCAGGAATAAAAAAAGATCTTCTTAATAAGCTTGTTGAAACAATAGGCAACTTAAGAAAAATGGACCTTAAGAAAAAGCCCTGTATTTCAGAAACTCTTGACTGGGCAAAAGCTCTTCTTGCACTTGGCATAGATGAAATTACACCTGAAGTGTTAAGTGATACTCTTAATGTAATTTGTAAATATAAAAGAGATGAAGATCTTGTAAGAAAAAACATTGAAAGTTTAGTAAAATAA
- a CDS encoding LysM domain-containing protein, translating into MSRLIAKQIPFLFFSIFFLSAVVFISASSLNAQEVEQKTTITYTVQKGDTLWGLSQKFFDSAWYWPGLWAENTDIANPHWIYPGQQITLYNKNAIAEIKEKKKQKISQIIQEIKKEEKKPNFVFRKINKLPYISIKEIKPDAIIQRGVTPVDMYSTTDEIYIIAESSSEKFLIGEKYAIYKKPIKVFDPSNKKIFIGYQYNLAGTIEILKKEGKLLRAVITNSYRPIANGDLITEFNKISSDIFLKPSVAGLKGKIIKEKEGAIYLGDHFVGFINAGTSDGVERGQIYSIVEEQIVNIDKKNKFTELIPIGSFVVVDSREKTSSVLIIESEKQIPVGSLFTSPSM; encoded by the coding sequence ATGAGCCGCCTAATAGCAAAACAAATTCCTTTTCTTTTCTTTTCAATTTTTTTTCTTTCAGCAGTTGTTTTTATTTCTGCTTCAAGCTTGAATGCCCAAGAAGTTGAGCAAAAAACAACAATAACTTACACTGTACAAAAAGGGGACACCCTTTGGGGACTTTCACAGAAATTTTTCGATTCTGCCTGGTATTGGCCGGGGCTTTGGGCTGAAAACACAGATATAGCAAACCCCCATTGGATATATCCGGGGCAACAAATAACACTCTATAATAAAAATGCCATTGCAGAAATAAAAGAAAAAAAGAAGCAAAAAATTTCACAAATTATTCAGGAAATAAAAAAAGAAGAAAAAAAACCAAACTTTGTCTTTAGAAAAATCAACAAACTTCCCTATATATCCATAAAAGAAATAAAGCCCGATGCTATCATTCAAAGGGGTGTAACACCTGTTGATATGTACTCAACAACTGATGAAATATATATCATTGCAGAAAGCAGCTCAGAAAAATTCCTTATTGGAGAGAAATACGCAATTTACAAAAAACCTATAAAAGTTTTTGATCCGAGTAATAAAAAAATATTCATAGGCTATCAGTATAATCTTGCAGGAACAATTGAAATTCTTAAAAAAGAAGGAAAGCTCCTCCGTGCAGTTATAACCAACTCATACAGACCAATTGCAAACGGCGACCTTATCACAGAGTTTAATAAAATATCCTCTGACATCTTCCTTAAGCCAAGCGTTGCAGGCCTCAAAGGAAAAATCATCAAGGAAAAAGAAGGGGCAATCTACCTAGGTGACCATTTTGTGGGCTTTATAAATGCGGGCACATCTGACGGAGTTGAAAGAGGTCAAATTTATTCAATAGTTGAAGAACAAATTGTAAATATTGATAAAAAAAATAAATTCACAGAGCTTATTCCCATTGGTTCTTTTGTTGTTGTGGACTCAAGAGAAAAGACCTCCTCTGTTTTGATAATTGAATCAGAAAAACAAATTCCTGTTGGCTCCTTATTTACCTCTCCTTCAATGTAG
- a CDS encoding HD domain-containing protein: MEKIAGLIFEARLLKKLPRSGYSFLGNGKETVAEHSFIICIVSYILAKMCPEADEKKIVFMSLFHDLPEARTGDINYVQKKYVTKNEDKAVDDMVSGLFFGEDIKRLLKEFNSGKTLESKLANDADQIAFLADLKALKDKGAKASSKWIEAVFQRLKTNEGKKVAEALLNSDSDSWWLENYVD; encoded by the coding sequence ATGGAAAAAATAGCTGGATTAATTTTTGAAGCCAGGCTTTTAAAAAAGCTTCCAAGATCAGGGTACTCGTTTTTGGGTAATGGGAAGGAAACTGTGGCAGAACATTCTTTTATTATCTGCATAGTTTCTTACATTCTTGCTAAAATGTGCCCTGAAGCAGATGAGAAAAAAATTGTTTTCATGTCTCTTTTTCATGATCTTCCAGAGGCTAGAACTGGTGATATTAATTATGTTCAAAAGAAATATGTTACAAAAAATGAAGATAAAGCTGTTGACGATATGGTTTCAGGACTTTTTTTTGGTGAAGATATAAAAAGATTGTTAAAAGAGTTCAATTCAGGAAAGACTCTTGAGTCAAAGCTGGCAAACGATGCTGACCAAATTGCTTTTTTAGCAGACTTGAAAGCTCTTAAAGATAAAGGTGCAAAGGCTTCGTCAAAGTGGATTGAGGCAGTCTTTCAAAGGCTTAAAACCAATGAGGGTAAAAAAGTTGCTGAGGCACTTTTAAACTCTGATTCCGATTCCTGGTGGCTTGAAAATTATGTTGACTGA
- a CDS encoding motility protein A, whose translation MDITSIIGIVAGFSAIIGTIMLGSGIGLFINIPSIMIVFGGTISAALVGYPLPDFMKLIKATSRVFKFKIEDPQNLIDRLIEISNKARKGGLLSIEGDINSIEDPYFASALQMTVDGVKTGDIAQVMQKKMAMVQQENKIGISIFSSLGAYAPAFGMVGTLIGLIQMLASLDDPSSIGPKMAVAMITTFYGSILANLLFLPMADKLRQRNTQEITNMNLLFEGVISIREGEHPRLMEEKLKVYLMNKKNSADSAAQAG comes from the coding sequence ATGGATATTACCTCCATAATCGGAATTGTGGCAGGTTTTTCGGCTATTATCGGAACAATAATGCTTGGAAGCGGTATTGGGCTTTTCATTAATATTCCTTCCATAATGATTGTTTTTGGAGGAACTATTTCTGCTGCACTTGTTGGATACCCTTTGCCTGACTTTATGAAGCTTATTAAGGCAACATCAAGGGTTTTTAAGTTCAAGATTGAAGATCCCCAAAATTTAATTGACAGGCTTATAGAAATTTCCAACAAAGCAAGAAAAGGAGGCCTTTTGTCGATTGAAGGCGATATTAATTCAATTGAAGATCCTTATTTTGCAAGTGCACTTCAAATGACTGTTGATGGAGTTAAAACAGGGGATATTGCCCAGGTTATGCAGAAAAAAATGGCAATGGTTCAACAGGAAAATAAAATTGGAATCAGTATTTTTTCTTCTCTTGGTGCCTATGCCCCAGCTTTTGGTATGGTGGGAACTTTAATAGGCCTTATTCAGATGCTCGCCAGTCTTGATGACCCTTCCTCAATAGGTCCTAAAATGGCTGTCGCCATGATAACTACATTTTATGGCTCCATTTTGGCAAATCTTTTGTTTTTACCTATGGCAGATAAGCTAAGACAGAGAAATACTCAGGAAATTACCAATATGAACCTTTTGTTTGAAGGAGTTATTTCAATTCGTGAAGGTGAACATCCCAGGTTGATGGAAGAAAAACTCAAAGTATATCTTATGAATAAAAAGAACAGTGCTGATTCTGCTGCACAGGCAGGTTAA